One Nitrospirota bacterium genomic region harbors:
- a CDS encoding sensor domain-containing diguanylate cyclase has protein sequence MMELLAETQTAYALVIAALTGIIFFFIGKASGGIFEKKRLLNEQKEFEKKLSLSEAAKNEIRRQVDELKKQNEKYAYFVVRIPETVKHLNSSLTFDETISSVIRVTKDLVNTDCIEAYIYNEAAGVLTLEAAYGSKRKESVSFAVGEGLIGKAAKLKMMLAQENNGTGTKALDGQMMHAAPMISRGRLIGILGLGRLLNPTGDEKRLIAMVTDLAAISLQNCERLSTAQDEANTDALTKLYNRKYFAERSLDEVQKALSYSFPISIFMFDIDHFKKYNDQNGHAEGDYLLRELSSLLKKHTRSRDVVARYGGEEFIVMLPNTDKHGAAQYAEKIRKMIEATPFKHREKQPLGFVSVSGGVATFPADGDTIEAVTKLADAALYKSKESGRNRVTLYEHPRFNTSEETI, from the coding sequence ATGATGGAACTGCTGGCTGAAACTCAAACAGCCTATGCCCTTGTTATCGCAGCTCTAACCGGGATCATTTTTTTCTTCATCGGCAAGGCTTCCGGCGGCATCTTTGAAAAGAAGAGGCTCCTGAACGAGCAGAAAGAATTTGAAAAAAAGCTGTCCCTGTCAGAAGCCGCGAAGAACGAAATCCGGCGGCAGGTCGATGAGCTGAAAAAGCAGAATGAGAAATATGCCTATTTTGTTGTCCGCATACCGGAGACCGTAAAGCATCTGAACTCAAGCCTCACCTTTGACGAGACCATATCATCCGTTATCAGGGTCACGAAAGATCTGGTCAATACTGACTGCATTGAAGCCTACATCTATAATGAAGCAGCGGGCGTGCTGACGCTCGAGGCTGCATACGGATCAAAAAGAAAAGAGTCTGTTTCATTCGCTGTCGGCGAAGGTCTCATAGGAAAGGCAGCCAAGCTGAAGATGATGCTTGCCCAGGAGAACAATGGGACCGGGACAAAGGCTTTAGACGGCCAGATGATGCATGCTGCGCCGATGATCTCAAGGGGGCGGCTGATCGGCATACTCGGTCTTGGCAGGCTCCTCAATCCTACGGGAGACGAAAAACGCCTTATCGCGATGGTGACAGACCTTGCTGCAATATCCCTGCAGAACTGTGAAAGGCTTTCGACTGCCCAGGATGAGGCGAATACTGATGCTCTGACAAAGCTCTATAACAGAAAATATTTTGCAGAGCGGTCGCTGGATGAGGTGCAGAAGGCACTCAGCTATAGTTTCCCCATATCGATCTTTATGTTCGACATTGACCATTTCAAGAAATACAACGATCAGAACGGCCACGCCGAGGGAGATTATCTCCTGAGGGAGCTCAGCAGTCTTCTGAAGAAACATACACGGAGCCGGGATGTCGTGGCACGGTACGGCGGCGAGGAATTCATTGTGATGCTTCCCAACACTGACAAGCACGGGGCAGCGCAGTATGCAGAAAAGATCAGGAAGATGATCGAGGCCACCCCCTTTAAGCACCGGGAGAAACAGCCCCTCGGTTTTGTCTCGGTCAGCGGCGGGGTGGCAACTTTTCCTGCGGATGGTGATACAATAGAGGCTGTGACAAAACTGGCAGATGCGGCTTTGTATAAATCCAAGGAATCAGGCAGGAACAGGGTAACGCTCTATGAGCATCCCCGGTTCAACACGAGCGAAGAAACGATATGA
- a CDS encoding HesA/MoeB/ThiF family protein, with product MAFTPEEISRYTRQMMMEGWGEETQAKIKDSTIFIAGAGGLGSPVSIYLAVAGVGNIRICDFDSPDQSNLNRQILHNHNRIGTNKAISAKQTLEELNPHITITAITDKIVAENVDELVGKADLILDCMDNFPTRYLLNESAIRKNIPLVHGSIWGLDGRITFIKSPETPCLRCYFPESPPKEVFPVLGATPGVIGTLQAMEALKYLAGIGKPLKGKLLVWSGNDMSFRTFKGFKDPQCPTCGSQK from the coding sequence ATGGCATTCACACCGGAAGAGATCAGCAGATACACCCGCCAGATGATGATGGAAGGCTGGGGAGAAGAAACCCAGGCAAAGATCAAGGACTCAACGATCTTTATCGCCGGAGCCGGTGGGCTCGGTTCTCCGGTCTCGATTTACCTTGCTGTAGCCGGAGTCGGCAATATCCGCATCTGCGATTTTGACTCTCCTGACCAGTCGAACCTCAACCGCCAGATACTGCATAACCATAACCGGATCGGCACAAACAAGGCCATTTCCGCAAAGCAGACGCTTGAAGAGCTGAACCCTCACATTACCATAACAGCAATCACGGACAAGATCGTTGCAGAGAATGTGGATGAACTGGTCGGGAAGGCTGACCTTATCCTTGATTGCATGGACAATTTCCCTACCCGGTATCTGCTCAATGAATCCGCGATCCGGAAGAATATCCCTCTGGTACATGGGAGCATCTGGGGGCTCGACGGCAGGATTACGTTCATCAAGTCGCCGGAGACGCCGTGCCTGAGATGCTATTTCCCTGAATCCCCTCCTAAAGAGGTCTTTCCGGTGCTCGGCGCGACCCCTGGCGTAATAGGCACCCTGCAGGCAATGGAGGCCCTCAAATATCTTGCAGGCATCGGCAAGCCGCTAAAGGGCAAACTGCTTGTCTGGTCAGGCAATGACATGAGTTTCAGGACCTTCAAGGGGTTCAAGGACCCTCAATGTCCAACGTGCGGCAGTCAGAAATAA
- the hisB gene encoding imidazoleglycerol-phosphate dehydratase HisB — protein sequence MRKARIERKTKETQISLEMKLDGTGSYTIKTPIPFFDHMLTLMCKHGLFDMKLMAKGDVEIDDHHTVEDTGIVLGKVLKEALGDMKGISRYGQASVPMDEALAHVSLDISGRQYLVYNVAFPKKSKLREFDPDLIEDFLQAFAGSAGITLHVNVLYGRNTHHIIEAVFKALGRALKQAVTLDPRVKGVPSTKGSL from the coding sequence ATGAGAAAAGCACGGATCGAGAGGAAGACAAAAGAGACGCAGATCTCGCTTGAGATGAAGCTTGATGGAACAGGATCATATACGATAAAGACGCCGATACCTTTTTTTGATCATATGCTGACCCTCATGTGCAAGCATGGTCTCTTTGACATGAAGCTCATGGCAAAGGGTGATGTTGAGATCGATGACCACCACACAGTCGAGGACACCGGCATTGTCCTGGGAAAGGTCCTCAAAGAGGCCCTTGGCGACATGAAAGGCATTTCCCGGTACGGCCAGGCATCTGTTCCCATGGATGAGGCATTGGCTCATGTGAGTCTTGATATCAGCGGCAGGCAATATCTTGTGTACAACGTCGCTTTTCCGAAGAAGAGCAAGCTGAGGGAGTTCGATCCTGACCTTATCGAAGATTTTCTTCAGGCCTTTGCAGGCAGCGCAGGCATCACCCTTCATGTCAACGTATTGTATGGCAGGAATACGCACCACATCATAGAAGCGGTCTTCAAGGCCCTGGGAAGGGCATTAAAGCAGGCTGTGACCCTTGATCCGAGGGTCAAGGGCGTTCCCTCTACCAAGGGCTCGCTCTGA
- the hisC gene encoding histidinol-phosphate transaminase, with protein sequence MDIRRLVKKEVASLRAYQAKEISCRIKLDANESPYGFAEALAAVKKIRTNRYPDPEAKALKAVLAKDLGVRPQNLLQGNGSDELIYYLIAAFGGPVLYPVPTFSMYGIISQALGEKKKEIPLDRDFDIDIDPMMAALRKERPKIVFLSTPNNPTGNCFSSEKILKIIEASKGLVVVDEAYQPFSSEKGFVPLLKDYKNLVIMRTLSKIGLAALRFGFLIADEQIIGEVNKVRLPFNVNALSQAVAIEALKKKKALKAAIQVIAEERDRMISAMEHIKGVTPFPSEANFILFRVKDPRKIYDRLLEKGILVRDLCDAVAGCLRVTIGTPKENVLFLRALEKVV encoded by the coding sequence ATGGACATACGCAGGCTTGTTAAAAAAGAGGTTGCTTCACTCAGGGCATACCAGGCAAAGGAAATCTCCTGCAGAATAAAGCTTGATGCCAATGAAAGCCCGTATGGGTTTGCCGAAGCACTGGCAGCTGTCAAAAAAATCCGGACGAACCGGTACCCTGACCCTGAGGCAAAGGCGCTGAAGGCAGTCCTTGCAAAAGACCTTGGTGTAAGACCGCAGAACCTGCTCCAGGGCAATGGCTCTGATGAGCTCATCTATTACCTCATCGCCGCCTTTGGAGGGCCGGTCCTGTACCCTGTGCCGACCTTCTCCATGTACGGGATCATCAGCCAGGCCCTTGGCGAGAAGAAAAAAGAGATCCCCCTTGACCGGGATTTTGATATCGATATTGACCCTATGATGGCAGCCCTCAGAAAAGAAAGACCTAAGATCGTTTTTCTGAGTACCCCGAACAATCCCACAGGCAACTGCTTTTCCTCTGAAAAGATCCTGAAGATTATTGAGGCCTCAAAAGGCCTGGTAGTTGTTGATGAGGCATACCAGCCCTTTTCGAGCGAAAAGGGTTTTGTGCCCCTGCTGAAGGACTATAAGAACCTGGTGATCATGAGGACACTCTCCAAGATCGGCCTTGCAGCCCTCAGGTTCGGCTTTCTGATCGCCGATGAGCAGATCATCGGTGAGGTGAACAAGGTGAGACTGCCTTTTAATGTGAATGCGCTTTCCCAGGCTGTTGCCATCGAGGCGCTGAAAAAGAAAAAAGCGCTGAAGGCGGCGATACAGGTGATAGCAGAGGAGCGTGACAGGATGATCTCAGCAATGGAGCATATAAAGGGGGTAACTCCTTTTCCTTCAGAGGCGAACTTTATCCTTTTCAGGGTAAAAGATCCCCGCAAGATCTATGACCGGCTTCTTGAAAAAGGGATACTGGTCAGAGATCTCTGCGATGCAGTTGCAGGCTGCCTCAGAGTGACGATCGGCACGCCAAAAGAGAATGTCCTGTTTCTCAGGGCACTCGAAAAGGTCGTATAA
- a CDS encoding tetratricopeptide repeat protein translates to MDEHLQELYELGKKLFEEAKYGEAEPILREVIRKSPRYADVHNKLGVICNLNGDLKAAAGHFEKALELNPRYTEASLNLAVTYNDLGEFKRAQEVFTVAAQIAHPDPNMIDPYIAGKLANEHFRVGNMYLEFNMNDEAIEEYQKAVKLHPKLADVHTKLGIALRNNGKTEEAIVHFVKAKVINQNYGPAWVQLGLSYYMEGLTGLAFEEWQKALENNPDLKEAENYLKLLKKEEK, encoded by the coding sequence ATGGACGAGCATTTACAGGAACTCTACGAACTGGGCAAAAAGCTCTTCGAAGAGGCAAAATACGGCGAAGCTGAGCCGATCCTGCGCGAAGTTATCAGGAAAAGCCCCCGCTATGCTGACGTGCATAACAAGCTCGGCGTCATCTGTAACCTCAACGGCGACCTGAAGGCCGCAGCAGGCCACTTTGAGAAGGCCCTTGAACTGAATCCGCGGTACACAGAAGCATCCCTCAATCTTGCAGTAACCTATAATGACCTCGGCGAGTTCAAAAGGGCCCAGGAGGTCTTTACCGTAGCAGCGCAGATCGCACATCCTGACCCGAACATGATCGATCCCTATATTGCCGGAAAGCTTGCAAACGAACATTTCAGGGTCGGCAATATGTATCTCGAATTCAATATGAACGACGAGGCGATCGAGGAATATCAAAAGGCGGTCAAGCTCCATCCGAAACTTGCTGATGTTCATACAAAGCTGGGCATCGCCCTGAGGAACAACGGCAAGACAGAAGAAGCGATCGTTCATTTTGTAAAAGCCAAGGTGATCAATCAGAACTACGGCCCTGCCTGGGTGCAGCTGGGCCTGAGCTATTATATGGAAGGTCTCACCGGTCTTGCGTTTGAAGAGTGGCAGAAGGCCCTTGAAAACAACCCGGATCTGAAGGAAGCAGAGAACTACCTCAAGCTCTTGAAAAAAGAGGAAAAATAA
- a CDS encoding HD domain-containing protein — protein MDPVDLLNLQQQFLHYCRSFASDNKEEAKNYTLKELHSLNVSATMLSIAQSELQNRNMVLIAETIGLLHDIGRFPQYAQYRTFRDSDSVNHGRLGAEVLTERKMLAALSRDEQELVLDAVRFHNAYAIPQGLDPEKKFFLRMIRDADKLDIWRVFAEYYEKAPSERETAAGLGLPDRPEYSDNVLACLAGKRLSRISDLKTLNDFGIMQLTWIYDLNFPVSFRLASERGHIDRIISILPATEEIIRAVSTLRQHISNRASQ, from the coding sequence GTGGACCCTGTTGATCTTCTGAACCTTCAGCAGCAGTTTTTACATTACTGCAGGTCATTCGCTTCTGATAATAAAGAAGAAGCGAAAAATTACACCCTCAAAGAGCTGCACTCCCTGAATGTGTCGGCAACTATGCTTTCGATCGCTCAGTCAGAACTTCAGAACAGGAATATGGTGCTCATCGCCGAAACTATCGGCCTGTTGCACGACATAGGCAGATTCCCTCAGTATGCGCAATACCGGACATTCAGAGACAGTGACTCTGTCAATCACGGCAGGCTTGGTGCAGAGGTGCTCACGGAAAGGAAGATGCTGGCCGCGCTTTCCCGTGATGAGCAGGAACTTGTCCTTGATGCCGTCAGATTCCATAATGCCTATGCCATCCCTCAAGGCCTCGACCCGGAAAAGAAATTCTTTCTCAGGATGATCCGTGATGCTGACAAGCTCGATATCTGGCGCGTATTTGCCGAATATTATGAAAAAGCTCCGTCAGAGCGGGAAACAGCTGCAGGCCTCGGTCTGCCTGACAGACCGGAATACTCTGATAATGTACTGGCATGTCTTGCGGGGAAAAGGCTTTCCCGCATCTCTGATCTGAAAACGCTCAATGACTTTGGCATCATGCAGCTCACCTGGATATATGACCTCAATTTTCCGGTCTCATTCAGACTTGCCTCAGAGCGTGGTCATATCGACAGGATCATCTCAATACTTCCGGCAACAGAGGAGATTATACGGGCAGTGTCAACACTCAGGCAGCATATCAGCAACAGGGCATCGCAGTGA
- a CDS encoding ATP-binding cassette domain-containing protein, whose amino-acid sequence MELLNVRGLTKHFAMSGGFGKAKQVLRAVDGVSFSINEDSVVAIVGESGCGKSTVARLVLRLIAPTSGSVLFKGKDLLSFNNKELKTFRKSAQIIFQDPFASLNPRRTVYDTVSEPLVIHKLAVRAEMRDRVAAILGKVGMGPETMSRYPHEFSGGQRQRICIARALAVSPELIIADEPLSALDVSIQAQILNLLHDLKRTSKIAFLFISHDLRVVRYFSDEVNVMYLGKIVEHAKTEELFRKPYHPYTEVLLASAPKIKSNQQSAVSSQQITVKDSSFLASQGSRITDLGDVPSPVNIPSGCPFHPRCPKRFGPCDKVIPELKEKDGRLVACHLWHTV is encoded by the coding sequence ATGGAACTCCTGAACGTCCGGGGACTGACAAAACATTTTGCGATGTCCGGCGGCTTTGGCAAGGCCAAACAGGTGCTCAGGGCTGTTGACGGCGTCAGCTTTTCGATCAACGAAGACAGCGTTGTAGCGATCGTCGGCGAGAGCGGCTGCGGAAAATCAACGGTTGCCCGTCTCGTGCTCAGACTGATCGCTCCGACATCCGGCAGCGTTCTCTTTAAGGGCAAGGATCTTCTCAGCTTTAACAATAAAGAGCTCAAGACATTCAGAAAGTCTGCACAGATCATTTTTCAGGACCCCTTTGCATCGCTGAACCCCAGAAGAACGGTTTATGATACGGTCTCGGAACCCCTGGTGATCCATAAGCTTGCGGTACGCGCCGAAATGCGGGACAGGGTTGCTGCGATCCTCGGCAAGGTCGGTATGGGACCCGAGACCATGAGCCGCTATCCGCATGAGTTCAGCGGCGGGCAGAGGCAGAGGATCTGCATAGCACGTGCTCTTGCCGTTTCTCCTGAGCTGATCATTGCGGACGAACCCCTTTCTGCCCTGGATGTCTCCATACAGGCCCAGATTTTGAACCTGCTCCATGATCTCAAGCGCACGTCAAAGATAGCGTTTCTTTTTATCAGCCACGACTTGAGGGTTGTCCGGTATTTCAGCGACGAGGTCAATGTCATGTATCTCGGGAAGATCGTGGAGCATGCAAAAACAGAAGAACTTTTCCGGAAGCCGTATCATCCGTACACAGAGGTGCTGCTTGCCTCAGCGCCAAAGATAAAAAGCAATCAGCAGTCAGCAGTCAGCAGTCAGCAGATTACGGTCAAAGATTCTTCATTCCTTGCATCGCAGGGATCACGCATCACGGATTTAGGCGACGTGCCCAGTCCGGTCAATATCCCATCAGGCTGTCCGTTCCATCCTCGCTGTCCTAAACGCTTTGGCCCCTGCGACAAGGTCATTCCGGAACTGAAAGAAAAAGACGGGAGACTTGTGGCCTGCCATCTGTGGCATACGGTCTGA
- a CDS encoding ABC transporter ATP-binding protein — protein sequence MSLLGVRDLNIFFRSAAEPVNVVSNLNFDIKESEIFGLAGESGCGKSITALSILGILPSSARAEGEISFKGNNLLTLDREALRRIRGNEISMIFQEPMTSLNPVLTIGYQIAEVLTTHKAMKKKDAMDKAVELLRSVRIPSPELRAKEYPHQMSGGMRQRVMIAMAIACNPALLIADEPTTALDVTIQAQILELIQGLREEKKMSILFITHDLAIISENAARVGIMYAGRIMELAGTRDIFSNPRHPYTMGLLDSLPQQKGKVLKPIPGFVPRPEALPPGCKFSDRCSHVRDYCRLQEPQLSEIAPMHFSRCIRAKEISWNS from the coding sequence GTGTCCCTGCTTGGCGTTAGGGATCTCAACATCTTCTTCCGGTCTGCAGCAGAACCCGTAAACGTCGTATCAAACCTCAATTTCGACATTAAAGAATCCGAGATATTCGGCCTGGCAGGCGAGAGCGGCTGCGGCAAGAGCATTACTGCCCTTTCTATTCTTGGCATCCTTCCTTCATCTGCCCGCGCTGAGGGAGAGATATCGTTCAAAGGGAATAATCTTCTCACGCTTGATCGGGAAGCGCTCAGGCGGATACGAGGCAACGAAATATCGATGATCTTCCAGGAGCCGATGACCTCGCTGAACCCTGTGCTTACCATAGGGTACCAGATAGCAGAGGTTCTGACGACCCATAAGGCCATGAAGAAGAAAGACGCCATGGACAAGGCAGTCGAACTCCTCAGGTCGGTCAGGATACCTTCTCCGGAGCTTCGTGCAAAAGAATACCCTCACCAGATGTCCGGCGGCATGAGGCAGCGCGTTATGATCGCCATGGCAATAGCCTGCAATCCGGCACTGCTCATTGCTGATGAACCGACAACAGCGCTTGATGTCACGATACAGGCCCAGATCCTTGAGCTGATCCAGGGGCTCAGGGAAGAAAAGAAGATGTCGATCCTTTTCATTACCCATGACCTTGCGATCATATCGGAGAATGCTGCGAGGGTCGGTATTATGTATGCGGGAAGGATCATGGAGCTTGCCGGGACAAGGGATATCTTCAGCAATCCGCGTCATCCCTATACCATGGGGCTGCTCGATTCCCTGCCTCAGCAGAAGGGCAAGGTCCTGAAGCCGATCCCCGGTTTTGTGCCGAGGCCTGAGGCGCTTCCTCCCGGCTGCAAATTCTCTGACCGGTGCAGCCATGTACGCGACTATTGCCGGCTGCAGGAACCGCAGCTCTCCGAGATTGCACCAATGCATTTTTCGCGCTGTATCAGGGCAAAAGAGATATCATGGAACTCCTGA
- a CDS encoding diguanylate cyclase produces the protein MNFSLRQKIFLGYIVMISFTLLVGMYAIFSLRELSAITKTIVFNSIAVNEKLTRLNDSILAQDLYEKRSLMLQQQDAENLFWTRSREFRNLLGDISRTETYLGVNVETLVSLHEKYNTLFTREIQLIKDHKSREAEEISGHDLKSHFNKILLALKDMDLRIKSQQDLHVNKSNALSERALLIMIVLSAISFVFGLLFATLLTNHLNAAIERLKEATNMIRSGDFDSIPEIKGADELADLAISFREMSSRLKELEVINLDANPLTKLPGNLAIEKELLTRLNETQSFSFCLVDLDNFKAYNDRYSYARGSDLIKWMAEMLTAIKKEYGAPEDFLGHIGGDDFVIICSPDRIQKICTQIIEEFDKGIPAHYDPEDAKKGFIISIDRNDKPAMFGIMTVSLAVVNTDRTLVRDPMEISQKVAELKQYAKSFAKSIYIMDRRRIR, from the coding sequence ATGAATTTTTCCTTACGGCAAAAGATCTTTCTCGGATATATCGTGATGATATCCTTTACGCTGCTTGTCGGCATGTATGCCATTTTCAGCCTTAGGGAGCTGAGCGCCATTACGAAGACGATCGTCTTTAATTCCATTGCGGTCAATGAAAAGCTGACGCGCCTGAATGACAGCATACTTGCCCAGGATCTGTATGAAAAAAGGTCTCTCATGCTCCAGCAGCAGGATGCAGAGAACCTGTTCTGGACACGGAGCAGGGAGTTCAGGAACCTTCTTGGTGATATCAGCAGGACTGAGACATACCTCGGCGTCAATGTCGAAACGCTCGTTTCCCTTCATGAGAAATACAACACCCTTTTTACCAGAGAGATACAGCTCATTAAGGATCATAAGAGCCGGGAAGCGGAAGAGATATCAGGCCATGACCTGAAATCGCATTTCAACAAGATCCTCCTTGCCCTCAAAGACATGGACCTGAGGATCAAATCCCAGCAGGACCTGCATGTTAATAAGTCGAATGCCCTGAGTGAGCGGGCTCTGCTCATCATGATCGTGCTGAGCGCAATATCCTTTGTTTTTGGCCTCCTCTTTGCCACACTCCTGACGAATCATCTCAATGCTGCTATCGAGAGGCTGAAAGAGGCGACGAATATGATCAGGAGCGGAGATTTTGACAGTATTCCCGAGATCAAGGGAGCGGATGAACTTGCAGACCTGGCGATATCCTTTAGAGAGATGTCGTCACGCCTCAAGGAACTTGAGGTGATCAACCTTGATGCCAACCCCCTGACAAAACTGCCGGGAAATCTGGCAATAGAGAAAGAACTGCTCACGAGACTCAATGAGACGCAGAGTTTCTCCTTCTGCCTCGTAGACCTGGACAATTTCAAGGCATACAATGACCGGTACAGCTATGCGCGGGGCAGTGACCTGATCAAATGGATGGCGGAGATGTTGACCGCCATCAAAAAGGAATACGGCGCGCCTGAGGATTTCCTCGGACATATCGGCGGCGATGATTTTGTGATCATCTGTTCGCCTGACAGGATCCAGAAAATATGCACCCAGATCATCGAGGAGTTCGATAAGGGCATTCCCGCTCACTATGATCCTGAGGACGCCAAGAAGGGATTTATTATCTCAATAGACAGGAATGACAAACCTGCCATGTTCGGCATCATGACCGTCTCTCTGGCTGTGGTCAACACGGACCGCACCCTTGTCAGGGATCCTATGGAGATATCCCAGAAGGTGGCAGAGCTCAAGCAGTATGCAAAATCATTTGCAAAGAGCATCTACATCATGGACCGCAGAAGGATCCGGTAA